The window GAAACGATTCAAGCGCGACAGCGTCGCAGGTAGCCGTCCACGGCGAGATACGAGAACAAGGTTCGGTGCTTGAAAACGTCGAGACCGTCTTGGATTATGTCCCGGGACACTCGAAAGCGAAAGGTGGGCTGATATTCCAGCAAGACCCCACCGGTAAGACGTTGACGGTCAGAGCGTCCTCATTTGATGAGCCATAGTAGCGTTGGGATTTCTTGCGAGACCCAGCGCCTCCCCACCGTGCCAGGCAGATTAGTTCAACGAAGATCGGATATATGCTTGGGAGACATTTTTATGACCGAGGATGCCACTGACCCGGTTGTCGTACACGAGCTGCAGCTACAGCGAAGCAGCTGGGTGCCAAACAACCCGAAACTGTCAGTTCTGATCTATCGACGTGCGCTTTCAGCCGCAGCAGGCAGCAAGAGTTTCGAACACCTGTTCGCGAGCAACGGATGGACTGGGATATGGCGGAATGGCATCTTCACCTACGACCACTATCATTCTGGTGCCCATGAGGTGCTTGGTATTGCCAGGGGCTCGGCCAAGCTTTTGCTCGGCGGGCCAGAGGGCAAAGAAATCGATGTCGCAGCGGGCGATTGTCTGATCTTGCCAGCCGGGACCGGCCATCGGAACCTTGGGGCGAGTGCGGATTTTTCCGTGGTGGGAGGCTATCCGCCCGGACAGCATGCAGACATACTGACATCAGCTCCGTCTCGGGAGCAGCTTTTGACCATTGCCGAACTCTCGATCCCGAGCAGCGACCCTATCGAGGGCGCCGATGGATATTTGGTTCGCGCATGGCGCAGAGATTGATTGAGGTTCCCTGGGATGCCTGGTCAAACTGAAAATGCGAGGTCACGCCGCTAATCACGCGCCGCCCGTGCTAGTCAGCACGCCGCGCGAGACCGTTGAGTAACCAATAGTCGCCCATTCCGACAGTAATCGTTGATCATTCTCGGAGTTTTATTGGTCAGGCTGTTCGTCCAAGGGTGGAAAGTGCGTCCTGAAGTCTGAGCGTCGCCAGTGCCTTGGTTGCCTCGTCCGAAGACCATCCCGCTTCCAGCGCCGCAGACAGGACCAGCGATTCCGTTTGAAGCTCGAGCTTCTCATAAAGCGGCTCGATGGCTTCGCGCGCCGTTACAACGTGCTGGTCCGGTGGGGTGATGGGTGTGGCGGCAACCGTAGGCATGAAATGCTCCTCCTATTGAACGCTAAGGTTCGAAACCCGTTAGGGGCATCCTTGTTCCATTCATATCGCCTTTTCGGTCTTCGAGCGGCGAAGCGAAATATGACGACGCCACATATGGCGAAATTTCCTCCATCGCAGGAACGCGCGAATAATGATTGCCGGCGGGATCTTCTTGTGGTCGCCGACAGTCCCCTGCCTGGTGATAGATGCGTTCGGGTCGAGCAGAAACGCGACCAACGTGCTTGCACTCTGCGCCTCTACTTCGAGCTTGTCACCAGATAAATGCAGCCCCTGTTCGCCTTCGGCGAACGGCTGCGTATCGATGACAACGAAACCGCTGAAGACATAGAAATAGAGGTCTCGGCCCTGTTTCTGCGGGAATTCCACCCGTATGCCTGCGTCTAGCCGGATATCGAAGACGTCGATTGCGCTGCGGACATAGAAGGGCGCGCCCTCCCCTTCCGGCCCGACCAGGTGTCGCCAGACGTTTGCCGCGGCAGCTGGCATCGGCCCGTGCTGGATCTTCGGCTCGAGATCGATCGCATAAGGGCGAACGAGGATCTGCAGCATTCGCAGAGGCGGGTCGGACGCCAGCGTCTCTTCGGAATGCCAAAAGCTTTTTCCGGCATTCATCACCATCAGATGGTCACGGTCGATCACCAACCGGCCAGCGGCCTTGTCGTCGTGACGCATGACGCCTTCGGGCACCCAGGAAATAATCTCGTCGTTCCTGTGCTCGTGCATGGCGATCAGGCGGCCAGGATCGAGGATGGATTCAACGACCATGGCGAGAGGGCCTTGGCCGTGATCGGTCGGCTTCGGTCTCAACCACCCCGGCATGTTGAGGTGCGCGACGAAGCCTCCCATATCCCGTACCACGAATGTTCGTTCGCCCTTGAGCAGCATCGCATCCTCCATGCTTGCAAGGCAATGACGACACCAGGCCATTACCGCGCCGCGGTCGTGATCAACAATCACGGTCGGCGTTCCTCCAGGCATTACAAATCAATCACGATGTCGCCCTCAGGTTTTGCGCAGCAAATCAGCACATTGCCATCCGCCGGAGCATCGACAGGGTCCGGCCGGTAGCCCACACTGCCCTCCACAAGTCCGGTCTCGCAAGTGTGACAGACGCCGGTTCGGCACGACCATCGCACCGGTACGTCGCAGGCCTCGGCCAGTTCGAGCAAGCTCTGGAATGTCGGCTCCCAGCGCACATTGAGACCAGTGCGGGCAAACGACACCAGCGGCCCCGAGCCTGGAAGCCCTGCCGGCAAATGTGGTGGCCGGCGAGAGGAAGCAGCTATGCCGGGTGTCATCGCAGGACCGGCGCCGAACATCTCGGTGTGGATGCGATCCGGCGCGATACCCAAGGCTGCAAGGCCGACGGTCAGATCGCTCATGAAGCTCGACGGTCCGCAGACATAGACGTCACAATCGCGAGGCAGGTTGA of the Rhizobium brockwellii genome contains:
- a CDS encoding cupin — translated: MTEDATDPVVVHELQLQRSSWVPNNPKLSVLIYRRALSAAAGSKSFEHLFASNGWTGIWRNGIFTYDHYHSGAHEVLGIARGSAKLLLGGPEGKEIDVAAGDCLILPAGTGHRNLGASADFSVVGGYPPGQHADILTSAPSREQLLTIAELSIPSSDPIEGADGYLVRAWRRD
- a CDS encoding pirin family protein produces the protein MLLKGERTFVVRDMGGFVAHLNMPGWLRPKPTDHGQGPLAMVVESILDPGRLIAMHEHRNDEIISWVPEGVMRHDDKAAGRLVIDRDHLMVMNAGKSFWHSEETLASDPPLRMLQILVRPYAIDLEPKIQHGPMPAAAANVWRHLVGPEGEGAPFYVRSAIDVFDIRLDAGIRVEFPQKQGRDLYFYVFSGFVVIDTQPFAEGEQGLHLSGDKLEVEAQSASTLVAFLLDPNASITRQGTVGDHKKIPPAIIIRAFLRWRKFRHMWRRHISLRRSKTEKAI